A genomic window from Chanos chanos chromosome 14, fChaCha1.1, whole genome shotgun sequence includes:
- the spaca9 gene encoding sperm acrosome-associated protein 9, translating into MSEVRAKLLEIEHKQRRFRQQQFIFITALERSREHARERTEPVSTVAQVHKYMSHHCSNATDRRIFSLFLEIVTDLRNTLKLLESSGSNQSSPNEDLEACRRLLSPGYDIRRLRAHYPHDEVNRLSCVEARHYYGGVVSLIPTALDSLKLAGASSYSRGSANRALTPAAVATETPPPQLVTRGKGSMSADQAKQPAHKVNQSRNILSTRIGVWRATKPAWRPPGRTRI; encoded by the exons ATGTCTGAGGTGAGAGCGAAGCTGCTAGAGATTGAGCACAAGCAGAGACGTTTCAGACAACAGCAGTTTATCTTCATCACTGCACTGGAGCGGTCACGTGAACACGCCCGAGAAAGAACAGAACCCGTCTCAACTGTGGCTCAG GTTCACAAATACATGAGCCATCACTGCAGCAACGCAACAGACAGACgcattttctcccttttcctgGAAATCGTCACAGATCTCAGAAACACCCTGAAGCTTTTGGAGTCTTCAGGGTCCAACCAAAGCTCCCCGAACGAAGATCTGGAGGCTTGCAGGAGGCTCTTGAGCCCTGGCTATGACATCAGAAGATTAAGAGCACA TTACCCACACGACGAGGTGAACCGGCTAAGCTGTGTGGAGGCCAGGCATTACTATGGGGGCGTGGTTAGCCTCATTCCGACGGCTCTTGATTCGCTCAAACTGGCCGGCGCCTCCAGCTACAGCAGGGGCAGTGCCAACAGAGCTCTCACCCCTGCTGCCGTGGCAACTGAAACCCCTCCCCCACAGCTGGTGACCAGGGGCAAAGGAAGCATGTCAGCAGACCAGGCTAAGCAACCCGCTCACAAGGTCAACCAATCAAGGAACATTCTGTCGACCCGTATAGGAGTCTGGAGAGCAACTAAACCAGCGTGGAGACCGCCAGGCCGGACTAGGATATGA